One Lytechinus variegatus isolate NC3 chromosome 11, Lvar_3.0, whole genome shotgun sequence DNA segment encodes these proteins:
- the LOC121423636 gene encoding calreticulin-like, with the protein MRIILACFCLMLAAYTNADTYFAEQFDDEAWESRWVESTNKGNDAGKFKWTAGKFYGDAEKDKGIQTSQDAKFYGLSAKFEKEFSNEGKDLIIQFTVKHEQKIDCGGGYVKLFSSDLDQKDMHGDSPYNIMFGPDICGPGTKKVHVIFNYKDKNLLIKKDIRCKDDEFTHLYTLIVKPDNTYEVRIDNQKAQSGNLEDDWDFLPPKMIKDPDASKPEDWDDNEKLDDPEDTKPEDWDKPEFIADPDAQKPEDWDDEMDGEWEPPMINNPDYQGEWSPKKIDNPNYKGKWVHPEIENPEYEADENLYRYENFGAIGFDLWQVKAGTIFDNILVTDDLKEAEGQAKELFEKTKEGEKKMKDEQDEEERKVREEEEAKRKEEEGDYDEDEEEEDLEMDDLDLDMGDFEEDDEELPEDDEEDVDLPKDEL; encoded by the exons ATGAGGATAATTTTGGCATGTTTTTGCTTGATGCTTGCTGCATACACGAATGCAGATACATATTTTGCGGAACAATTTGACGACG AAGCGTGGGAGTCTCGTTGGGTTGAATCCACAAACAAAGGCAATGATGCTGGCAAGTTCAAGTGGACTGCGGGAAAATTCTACGGTGATGCTGAGAAAGATAAGG GTATCCAAACTAGCCAGGATGCCAAGTTTTATGGCCTCTCTGCAAAGTTTGAGAAAGAGTTCAGCAATGAGGGCAAGGATCTCATCATTCAGTTCACTGTAAAGCACGAGCAGAAGATTGATTGTGGTGGTGGATACGTCAAACTCTTTTCATCGGACTTGGACCAGAAAGACATGCATGGTGATTCTCCCTACAACATCATGTTTG GGCCTGACATCTGTGGACCTGGTACCAAGAAGGTTCATGTTATCTTCAACTACAAGGACAAAAATCTTCTTATTAAGAAGGATATTCGATGCAAG GATGACGAATTCACCCATCTGTACACCCTGATCGTCAAGCCAGATAACACCTATGAGGTGCGTATTGACAACCAGAAAGCTCAGTCGGGTAACCTGGAGGATGATTGGGACTTCCTTCCACCTAAGATGATCAAGGATCCTGATGCATCAAAACCAGAAGACTGGGACGATAATGAGAAACTTGATGATCCTGAAGACACAAAGCCAGAG GATTGGGACAAGCCAGAATTCATTGCTGACCCCGATGCCCAGAAGCCAGAAGATTGGGATGATGAGATGGATGGAGAATGGGAACCACCAATGATTAACAATCCAGATTACCAG ggagAATGGTCACCCAAGAAAATTGACAACCCCAACTACAAAGGAAAATGGGTACATCCCGAGATCGAGAACCCTGAATATGAAGCCGATGAAAACCTTTACAGATATGAAAACTTTGGTGCTATTGGTTTTGATTTATGGCAG GTAAAAGCAGGAACAATTTTCGACAATATACTTGTAACAGATGATCTTAAAGAAGCAGAGGGACAAGCAAaagaattatttgaaaaaacaaag GaaggtgaaaagaaaatgaaagatgaaCAAGACGAAGAGGAGAGGAAAGTACGAGAGGAGGAAGAGGCCAAGAGGAAAGAAGAGGAAggtgattatgatgaagatgaagaagaagaagatttaGAAATGGATGATTTAGATTTGGATATGGGTGATTTTGAAGAGGATGACGAAGAGCTACCCGAGGATGACGAAGAAGATGTTGATCTTCCTAAGGATGAATTGTAA